One Mytilus trossulus isolate FHL-02 chromosome 5, PNRI_Mtr1.1.1.hap1, whole genome shotgun sequence DNA segment encodes these proteins:
- the LOC134718986 gene encoding zinc finger protein 226-like codes for MDQISNTIIDTGDNLGKSVLFRDIMHQNSDTMDTGDNSVKSVFFRDIMHQNSDTMDTGDNSGKNVVCSNGLDQTGILQAQNSHDCTNSIAKPIQCDECGKGFWSPYNLQVHLRNHTEDKPYKCNECGKGFGRVYDLQRHMRIHTGDKPYTCGICGKGFREHSYLKEHMGSHSSDKFYQCGLCGKSFGDHYRLKRHNKTHNVVTQFKCDVCGAGFRKQKKLQVHMGTHTSKCFSQRDDLITQLGIHPGDMPYKCGMCGEGFSGIQNLQIHMTVHTEGELHTCDVCGKGFNEIRNFEKHMRIHTGNKRHECHLCDLCGKTFGRTYRLKRHMNTHTGYKPHTCKICSKTFTQIKSLQNHMTVHTGEKPHVCDVCGKEFSRYGSLSRHTKTHTGDKPYKCDVCGQKFSQKSNLQSHLKVHSGDTPSKS; via the coding sequence ATGGATCAGATTTCAAATACAATCATTGATACGGGAGACAACCTTGGTAAAAGTGTTCTTTTCAGAGACATCATGCATCAGAATTCAGATACCATGGATACGGGAGACAACTCcgttaaaagtgtttttttcagAGACATCATGCATCAGAATTCAGATACCATGGATACGGGAGACAACTCTGGTAAAAATGTTGTATGTAGTAATGGATTGGATCAAACTGGAATCTTACAGGCACAGAATAGTCATGATTGTACAAATAGTATTGCGAAGCCAATTCAATGTGATGAATGTGGTAAAGGGTTTTGGAGCCCGTATAACCTACAGGTACACTTGAGAAATCATACTGAAGATAAACCTTACAAATGTAATGAATGTGGTAAAGGGTTCGGCAGAGTTTATGATTTACAGAGACATATGCGTATTCATACTGGCGATAAACCTTACACATGTGGTATATGTGGTAAAGGATTTCGCGAACATTCTTATTTAAAGGAACATATGGGATCACATTCTAGCGACAAATTTTATCAATGTGGTTTGTGTGGTAAAAGTTTTGGCGATCATTACAGGttaaaaagacacaataaaaCTCACAATGTGGTCACACAATTtaaatgtgatgtatgtggCGCGGGTTTTAGGAAGCAGAAAAAGTTACAAGTACACATGGGCACACACACTAGTAAATGTTTCAGTCAGCGCGATGACTTAATAACACAACTGGGAATACATCCTGGAGACATGCCTTATAAATGTGGTATGTGTGGTGAAGGTTTCAGTGgaattcaaaatttacaaatacacATGACAGTACACACTGAAGGTGAACTACACACGTGTGATGTGTGTGGTAAAGGGTTTAATGAGATCCGGAACTTTGAGAAACACATGAGAATACATACGGGTAATAAACGTCATGAATGTCATTTGTGTGATTTATGTGGAAAGACGTTTGGTAGAACGTATCGCTTAAAGAGACACATGAACACACATACCGGTTATAAACCCCACACATGTAAAATATGTAGTAAAACGTTTACGCAGATAAAAAGCTTGCAAAACCACATGACCGTACATACTGGAGAAAAACCCCATGTATGTGATGTGTGCGGTAAAGAATTTAGTCGGTATGGTTCGTTATCGAGGCACACAAAAACACATACTGGCGATAAACCCTAtaaatgtgatgtatgtggACAAAAGTTTTCTCAGAAAAGTAACTTACAGAGTCATCTCAAGGTGCACTCTGGTGATACACCGTCTAAGTCGTGA